Proteins from one Lewinella sp. 4G2 genomic window:
- a CDS encoding pyridoxine 5'-phosphate synthase, with product MSNVRLSVNLNKVALIRNSRGADYPNLVKVAQDCERFGAEGITIHPRPDQRHARYQDVFDLKEVVTTELNIEGYPEGRFLDVVLEARPDQVTLVPDKPGQLTSDHGWDTVGEADFLRSVLEPFTAAGIRTSLFVDPDEKMIDGALAVGADRIEFYTGPFANKFAQDPKAAVADFTRACTYAQSTGIGINAGHDLNLDNLTFFASHMPGLMEVSIGHALVTDALYLGLEETIKRYLKCLADAA from the coding sequence ATGTCCAACGTTCGTCTCTCCGTTAACCTGAATAAGGTCGCCCTCATCCGTAATAGCCGGGGGGCGGACTATCCCAACCTCGTCAAGGTCGCCCAGGACTGTGAACGCTTCGGCGCCGAAGGCATCACCATTCACCCCCGGCCGGACCAGCGGCACGCGCGGTACCAGGATGTATTTGACCTGAAAGAAGTGGTGACCACCGAACTTAACATCGAAGGCTACCCCGAAGGCCGCTTCCTAGACGTCGTCCTGGAAGCCCGGCCCGATCAGGTGACGCTCGTCCCCGACAAGCCCGGCCAGCTCACCAGCGACCACGGTTGGGATACGGTAGGGGAGGCCGATTTTCTAAGGTCAGTCCTCGAGCCCTTCACCGCGGCCGGCATCCGGACTTCCCTTTTCGTGGATCCGGACGAAAAAATGATTGACGGCGCTCTCGCAGTCGGTGCGGATCGGATCGAGTTCTACACCGGCCCCTTCGCCAACAAATTTGCGCAAGATCCAAAAGCTGCCGTGGCGGACTTCACCCGGGCGTGCACCTACGCACAATCCACCGGGATCGGGATCAACGCGGGCCACGACCTTAACCTGGATAATCTCACTTTCTTCGCCAGCCACATGCCCGGTTTGATGGAGGTCAGCATTGGCCACGCTCTCGTTACGGATGCCCTTTACCTGGGGCTGGAAGAAACGATCAAGCGCTACCTCAAGTGTTTGGCGGACGCGGCTTGA
- a CDS encoding RNA polymerase sigma factor — MTNQEFTSEIAKLENLLFSFALRLTRSQQDAQDLMQETAMRAYRHREKFAMGTNFKSWVSTIMRNTYINRYRKMKSRKHVNQPIENFTFALESTSAIPNKGEHDMRLAELKRIMGEVGEIYRIPFLMFYQGYEYKEIAAHLDIPIGTVKSRIFLARQKMKAMIGDRYQN, encoded by the coding sequence ATGACTAACCAAGAATTCACTTCCGAGATTGCCAAGCTTGAAAATCTCCTTTTCTCCTTCGCACTCCGCCTTACACGCAGCCAGCAAGATGCACAAGACCTAATGCAGGAGACCGCCATGCGCGCTTACCGTCACCGCGAGAAGTTTGCCATGGGAACCAACTTCAAAAGTTGGGTATCCACCATCATGCGTAATACTTACATCAACCGCTACCGGAAGATGAAGAGCCGCAAGCACGTCAACCAGCCAATTGAGAACTTCACGTTCGCGCTCGAAAGCACTTCTGCTATCCCTAATAAGGGTGAGCACGATATGCGCCTAGCCGAGCTGAAGCGGATTATGGGTGAGGTTGGTGAGATCTACCGCATTCCGTTCCTGATGTTCTACCAAGGTTACGAGTACAAAGAGATCGCTGCTCACCTTGATATTCCCATCGGAACCGTCAAGAGCCGCATCTTCCTGGCTCGCCAGAAAATGAAGGCCATGATTGGCGATCGTTACCAAAACTAA
- a CDS encoding GMC family oxidoreductase → MQIKESSKEYDAVIVGSGAGGGMAAKVLAEAGLSIAIIEAGPYFDPADKDMKTQLRGTWESPRRGAGTLRSFGDFHAGLSGWEIPGEPYEALGDTEFAWWRTRMLGGRTNHWGRISLRFGPDDFHRKDLDGLGENWPISYDDIAPYYDKVDKLIGVFGTNENLPNDPDSFFLPPPKPRLHELYATEAGKKVGIPIIPGRLSMVTKKINKDRGVCFYCNQCARSCAVYADFSAGSCLIFPAMKSRGQVDLFTNCMAREVITDDTGKATAVSYISKDDRQEYEIKGKVIVLAASAVETARLLMNSSAPGQTNGLGNGSGTLGRYLHDSTGCGTSAFIPALMDREMYNEDGVGGMHIYAPWWGKGKKLDFPRGYHLEIYGGMGMPSYGFGGNLTKIQEMLGHKVGGYGNPMLKEVKAMYGATVGIAARGESVALYDNYCTTHPSKVDQWGIPTMQFHYKWTDNERKQAKHAQESIREILTAMGGELFEPEVPSYENDHGLLAPGAIIHEVGTTRMMDDPKQGVCDRNSRLHEVPNVYVADAGVFTSQADKNPTWTIMALAWRAADHIISERKKLNI, encoded by the coding sequence GTGCAGATTAAAGAAAGTAGTAAGGAGTACGACGCGGTGATCGTCGGCTCCGGAGCCGGTGGAGGAATGGCCGCCAAAGTGCTCGCCGAAGCTGGCCTGAGCATCGCCATCATCGAAGCCGGCCCGTATTTTGACCCCGCCGATAAGGACATGAAAACCCAGTTGCGCGGTACCTGGGAAAGCCCCCGCCGCGGTGCCGGAACGTTGCGCTCCTTCGGCGATTTCCACGCCGGCTTGAGTGGCTGGGAGATCCCCGGCGAACCCTACGAAGCCCTCGGCGATACCGAATTCGCCTGGTGGCGGACGCGCATGCTCGGCGGCCGAACCAACCACTGGGGCCGCATTAGTCTGCGCTTTGGGCCGGATGATTTTCACCGCAAAGACCTCGACGGTCTCGGCGAGAATTGGCCCATCTCTTACGACGATATCGCTCCCTACTACGATAAGGTGGATAAGCTGATTGGCGTTTTTGGCACCAACGAAAATTTGCCGAACGATCCGGATAGCTTTTTTCTGCCACCCCCCAAACCACGCCTCCACGAGCTGTACGCTACGGAAGCCGGTAAGAAGGTGGGAATACCTATCATCCCCGGCCGCCTTTCGATGGTGACCAAGAAGATCAATAAGGACCGTGGCGTTTGTTTTTACTGTAACCAATGTGCGCGGTCCTGCGCCGTCTACGCGGATTTCAGTGCCGGCAGTTGCCTCATCTTCCCCGCCATGAAGAGCCGTGGCCAGGTGGACCTGTTTACCAACTGCATGGCCCGCGAAGTGATCACCGACGATACCGGAAAGGCCACCGCCGTGAGCTACATCTCTAAGGATGACCGCCAGGAATACGAGATCAAAGGCAAAGTGATCGTCCTCGCCGCTAGCGCCGTGGAAACCGCCCGCCTACTGATGAACTCCTCCGCCCCCGGTCAGACGAATGGCCTGGGTAACGGCTCCGGTACCCTCGGGCGCTACCTCCACGATAGTACCGGTTGTGGCACCTCCGCCTTCATTCCTGCCCTCATGGATCGGGAGATGTACAACGAAGATGGGGTAGGGGGGATGCACATCTACGCACCCTGGTGGGGCAAGGGCAAGAAGCTCGACTTCCCCCGCGGCTACCACCTCGAGATCTACGGCGGCATGGGCATGCCGAGCTACGGGTTTGGTGGTAACCTCACCAAGATCCAGGAAATGCTGGGCCACAAGGTTGGCGGCTACGGCAACCCAATGCTTAAGGAAGTCAAAGCTATGTACGGCGCGACCGTCGGCATCGCCGCCCGCGGCGAAAGCGTGGCGCTGTACGACAACTACTGCACCACCCACCCGAGCAAGGTGGATCAGTGGGGCATCCCCACCATGCAGTTCCACTATAAATGGACGGATAACGAGCGCAAGCAGGCCAAGCACGCTCAGGAAAGTATCCGTGAGATCCTGACCGCCATGGGCGGCGAGCTCTTTGAGCCCGAAGTGCCGAGCTACGAAAACGACCACGGTCTCCTGGCCCCCGGCGCCATCATTCACGAAGTCGGTACGACGCGCATGATGGACGACCCGAAGCAGGGCGTTTGTGACCGCAACAGCCGTCTTCACGAAGTCCCGAACGTCTACGTAGCCGACGCCGGCGTCTTCACGTCCCAGGCCGATAAGAACCCGACTTGGACCATCATGGCCCTCGCCTGGAGAGCGGCCGACCACATCATTTCTGAACGCAAAAAACTCAATATCTAG
- a CDS encoding energy transducer TonB, which translates to MSKSNRPTHVSKPVYPGGVKAMRKFVSANLKYPKEALKNKVEGTVTIRYSLDYRGKVVAAKVKSGLGHGCDAEAIRVVEMLQFNVPQASKKKVRIHQDIQIHFKLPKTKTIKGNIKPTQPTAAATGTKVVYTTAKKSSQQKGSTSNGYSYTINW; encoded by the coding sequence ATGTCCAAATCGAACCGTCCAACTCACGTCTCCAAACCAGTCTACCCGGGTGGTGTAAAAGCGATGCGGAAGTTCGTATCCGCCAACCTGAAGTACCCAAAGGAGGCCCTGAAGAACAAGGTGGAAGGAACGGTCACCATCCGCTACAGCCTCGATTACCGGGGCAAAGTGGTGGCGGCGAAAGTGAAGAGCGGCCTGGGCCACGGCTGCGACGCCGAAGCGATCCGCGTCGTCGAAATGCTACAGTTCAACGTTCCGCAGGCGAGCAAGAAAAAGGTGAGGATTCACCAGGACATCCAGATCCACTTCAAACTACCGAAAACCAAGACCATAAAGGGGAACATCAAGCCCACCCAACCTACGGCGGCGGCAACCGGGACAAAGGTCGTCTACACCACGGCCAAGAAGAGTTCCCAGCAAAAAGGGTCGACCTCCAACGGGTACAGCTATACCATTAATTGGTAG
- the epsC gene encoding serine O-acetyltransferase EpsC: MNSQFFSDRYAAHQSADELPSPGLIDEWLADLLQFLFPAYSSVRFPSERALRLHYRTNDLKLFTILDTLNGQLTRTPEAIRSEFEERLPSIYEALDEDANAILAGDPAARSLTEVISTYPGFYALAVHRVAHALCQLGVPLVPRMLSEIAHRRTGIEIHPGATIGRRFCIDHGTGIVFGETVIIGDDVKVYQGVTLGALSVRKDMAKTKRHPTIADNVVIYAGATILGGDTIIGAGSIIGGNTWIVRSVPPNSRIYYKNLQDAKPQDPT; this comes from the coding sequence ATGAACAGCCAATTCTTCTCCGACCGCTACGCCGCCCACCAATCCGCCGACGAACTCCCTTCGCCGGGGCTCATCGATGAATGGTTGGCGGACCTCCTCCAGTTTCTCTTTCCCGCCTACAGTTCCGTACGTTTCCCCAGCGAACGTGCGTTGCGTTTGCACTACCGGACGAACGACCTCAAGCTATTCACCATCCTGGATACGCTCAATGGCCAACTTACCCGGACACCGGAAGCCATCCGTAGCGAATTCGAAGAGCGCCTTCCCTCGATCTATGAAGCACTGGACGAAGATGCTAACGCCATCCTGGCCGGAGACCCAGCGGCTCGGAGCCTGACCGAAGTGATCAGTACCTACCCCGGCTTTTACGCGCTGGCCGTCCACCGGGTAGCCCACGCGCTCTGCCAGTTGGGAGTCCCACTAGTACCCAGGATGCTCAGCGAGATCGCCCACCGCCGGACCGGGATCGAGATCCATCCGGGCGCTACCATCGGCCGGAGGTTCTGTATCGACCACGGTACGGGAATCGTCTTTGGTGAAACCGTCATCATTGGTGATGACGTGAAGGTTTACCAGGGCGTGACCCTCGGTGCCCTGAGTGTTCGGAAGGACATGGCCAAGACGAAACGCCACCCCACCATTGCGGATAACGTCGTCATCTACGCGGGAGCAACCATCCTCGGCGGTGACACCATAATTGGCGCTGGGTCCATCATCGGCGGTAACACCTGGATCGTGCGCAGCGTTCCACCCAACAGCCGGATCTACTACAAGAACCTGCAGGACGCTAAGCCGCAGGACCCTACCTAA
- a CDS encoding gluconate 2-dehydrogenase subunit 3 family protein, with product MDRRKTLKTLLAGGLGAAVVAKTTSCETPVEIEANIEPAAKGYGLRLPHEIAHDQRIANENFFVESELETLGILGDIIAPGEPGEPKATDTGLLEFLEFMALDQPDAHQTKLRGGLAWLNSESKQRFGAPFAKITEAQRIEIVDDIAYPEEAKDTPMEPGAEFFGHLRYMTVVCYFTSREGMMKSLGYQGNMPNVWDGVPQEVLDKHGLAYDPKYLPLYVNQDRREEMAEWDENKNLINNS from the coding sequence ATGGATCGCCGTAAAACACTCAAGACACTCCTCGCTGGTGGCCTCGGTGCCGCCGTTGTGGCCAAAACGACCAGCTGCGAGACACCCGTAGAAATTGAGGCCAACATCGAGCCGGCCGCCAAGGGTTACGGCCTGCGTCTTCCCCACGAGATCGCCCATGACCAGCGGATCGCCAATGAGAATTTCTTCGTCGAATCCGAACTGGAAACGCTTGGTATCCTCGGTGACATCATCGCCCCGGGGGAACCCGGAGAACCGAAGGCGACGGACACGGGCTTACTGGAATTCCTCGAATTCATGGCCCTCGACCAGCCCGATGCCCACCAAACCAAATTGCGCGGAGGCCTGGCGTGGCTCAACTCAGAGAGCAAACAACGTTTCGGCGCCCCGTTTGCCAAGATCACCGAAGCGCAGCGGATCGAGATCGTCGACGATATCGCCTACCCGGAAGAGGCCAAGGATACCCCCATGGAGCCCGGCGCTGAATTCTTCGGCCACTTACGGTATATGACCGTCGTCTGCTACTTTACCAGCCGGGAGGGAATGATGAAATCCCTCGGTTACCAGGGTAATATGCCCAACGTTTGGGACGGCGTACCCCAGGAAGTACTCGACAAACACGGTTTAGCTTACGACCCCAAATACCTACCCCTCTACGTCAATCAAGACCGCCGGGAGGAGATGGCAGAATGGGATGAGAACAAGAACTTGATTAACAATTCTTAG